ATGCGCTCCTCGTCGATCCGGTCGTGCAGGCGGTGAGCTTCGTCGGTTCAACGCCGGTCGCGCAGCATGTGCACACGACCTCCGCTGCGCACGGCAAGCGCGTGCAGGCGATGGGCGGCGCCAAGAACCACTGCGTGGTCCTCCCCGACGCCGACCTCGCACAGGTCGCGAACGCGCTCATGGGCGCGGCCTACGGGTCCGCGGGCGAGCGGTGCATGGCCGTCTCCGTCGCCGTCGTCGTGGGTGAGGCGAGCGCCGACGCACTGGTCGCCGCGCTCGCTCCGCGCGTCGCGGCCCTCGAGGTCGGCCCGCCGACGGTCGGCCGCCCGGACATGGGACCGCTCGTCACCGGCACGCATCGCGCGCGCGTCGCCGAGTACATCGGGATCGGTGAATCGGAAGGGGCCACGGTGGTGGTGGATGGCCGCACGCATCCGCGCGCGTCAGGACCGGGCTTCTTCCTTGGCGGCACGCTCCTCGACCGCGTGACGCCCGCGATGCGCGTCTACCAGGAGGAGATCTTCGGTCCGGTGCTCTGCGTCGTGCGCGTCGCGAGCGCCGACGAGGCGCTCGCCCTCTGCGATGCGCACCGCTTCGGCAACGGCGTCGCGATCTTCACGCGCTCGGGTGGCGCGGCGCAGGACTTCGCCCATCGCGTGCGCTGCGGGATGGTGGGGATCAACGTCGCGATCCCCGTGCCGCTGGCCTTCCATTCGTTCGGCGGCTGGAAGGACTCGGCGTTCGCCGATCACAACCAGTATGGCATGGAAGGCGTGCGGTTCTATACGCGGGTGAAGACGGTGACGACGCGGTGGCCGGCGGGAGATGGACGAGTCGAGTTCTCCATGCCGGTGCTGCGGTGAGAAGGAGCGAGGAGCGAGGGGAAGGAGCGAGGAACAAGGGAGAGTGAGAGGAGCGAGCGAGAGCGGCGAGAGGGAATGCACACTCATCTCTCACGCTCGCCCCTCTGCGTTCCTCTCAGCCCTCGCTCTTTCCCCTCGCTCCCCGCTCCTTCTCACCGCCGATAGCGGCGCAGCACCTCGACCACTCTCGCTCCCGGCAGCCCATACACCCGGGTGTGATTCACGCCTTCCATCGTCTCTGCCGCGAGCAGCGCGTTGATGATCGCTTCCTCGGTGGCCTGCACCGTCGCGGTGAAGAGCGGGGAGATGCTGGCGTTGGAGAGCATGGTGAGCCGCGTGCTGTCGGTGGCCATCGCCGTGTTGGGATTGGCCGTCGAGAAGGCGATGAAGATGTCGCCCGACCCGTTCGACGCGAATCCGCCCACGCGGCCGATGCCGAGCGAGACGCGCGTGGCGATGCGCTTGAGCTGGTGCGGGAGGAGCGGCGCGTCGGTCGCGACCACGGCGATGATCGAGCCGAGCTCGGTCGGTTCCACGGAGTCGTCGCGCGGGGATCCCGCCGAACCCGGCGGACAGCGGCGGCGCCCACGCGCTTCGTCGTCCGCCGTGCGCGGGAGATCGCCGGCGGTGCATGACGCCAGGTCGGTGATCTCCTGGCCCACCGGCACACCGGCGATCATGAGGTTCCGCTGGTTGCCGAAGTTGCACTGGACGAGCACGCCGACAGTGTAGCCGCCCTGCTCGGGCGGCAGCTTCCGCGACGCGGTGCCGATGCCGCCCTTGAAGCCGAGGCAGATCATGCCGGTCCCGCCGCCGACCGCGCCCTCGAGCACCGCCCCGCCGCGCGCGGTGGTGATCGCCTCGCGCACATGCTCGGGCTTCACGTGGAAGCCGTTGATGTCGTTGAGCGAGCCGTCATAGGTCTCGGCCGCGACGGGGAGGCCCCACGGCTGCAGGCCCGGCGTGCCCACCTGCCACTGCAGGATCCCGTCGCGCACCACGCCGACGCTGCTGGTGTTGGTGATGCCGATCGGTCCTTCGAGGATACCACCCTCCTGGAGCCAGGTGGTGCCGGTCATCTCGCCGTTGCCGTTGAGCGTGAACCAAGCCCCGAAGACGGGATCGTTGGACGCCCGCCCGCGCGGATGCACGATGGTGACCCCGGTGCGCACCGGCCCGACACCGACGACGAGCGGTCCCGCCGCCCCGCGGATGATCGTCGAGTGCCCGACCTCGACCCCCGCGACGTCGGTGATCGCGTCGAGCACCCCCGCATTCCCCCCGATGAGCGGCGTGATCCCGAGATCACGCGCCCGCGGCTTCGCCGCCTGAGCCTGCACGGCGGTCGCCACGAGCACCAGCGCGATGGCGGCCCTCCACAGCCCGCGCATCACGCGACCGCCAGGATCGCCTTCCGCACCCGTTCCACCAACTCCCCGATCTGCGACTCCGAGATGATCAGCGGCGGCGACAGCGCGATGATGTCCCCGGTGGTCCGGATCAGCAGATCCTGCTCGAAGAACGCATTCACGAACACGTCGAACGCCCGCATCGCCGGCGCCCCGGCACGCGGCTCGAGCTCGATCCCGCCCACCAGCCCGAGATTCCGCACGTCGATCACCGGCCCCACCCCGCGCAGCGTGTGCAACGCCTCCTCCCACACCCCGGCGACCGCGGCCGCGCGCGTGAGCAGCCCTTCCTTCGCATACAGGTCCAACGTCGCCAGCCCCGCTGCCGCCGCGAGCGGGTGCCCGCTGTACGTGTACCCGTGGAAGAACTCGATCCCCTTGGGCGTCGCGTTCACCACGGTGTCGTAGATCGTCCCCGACACCGCCGTCGCGCCCATCGGCACCGCCGCGTTGGTGAGTCCCTTCGCGACCGTCAGCATGTCCGGCGTCACGCCGAAGAACTGCGCGGCGAAGGGCGCGCCGAGCCGTCCGAACCCCGTGATCACCTCATCGAAGATCAGCAGGATCCCGTGCGCATCGCAGATCGCGCGCAGCTTCTGCAGGTACCCCACCGGCGGGATCAGCACACCCGTCGAGCCCGCCACCGGTTCCACGATCACCGCCGCGATCGACCCGGCGCCGTGCTTCGCGATCACGCCCTCCAGCGCCTCGGCGAGGTTCGCCCCGTGCGCCGGCATGCCGCGCGAGTAGGCGTTCTTCGCGAGGTCATGCGTGTGCGGGATGTGATCGACGCCGGGCAGGAGCTGCGCGCTGAAGGCCGCCTTGTTGGGTGCGATCCCGCCGACCGAGATCCCGCCGAATCCCACGCCGTGGTAGCCGCGTTCGCGCCCGATGAACCGCGTCCGCCCCGGCTCCCCGCGCGCGATGTGGTAGGCGAGCGCGATCTTGAGCGCGCTGTCCACCGCTTCCGACCCCGAGTTCGAGAAGAACACATGGTCGATGCCCGCGGGCAGGATCCCCTTGAGCGCATTGGCGAGCTGGAAGCTCGCGGGATGCCCCATCTGGAAGGCCGGGGCGAAGTCGAGGGTCGCCGCCGCCTTCGCGATCGCCTCGACGATGGGCGCGCGACAGTGCCCCGCGTTCACGCACCAGAGTCCGGCGGTG
This window of the Gemmatimonadota bacterium genome carries:
- the mmsA gene encoding CoA-acylating methylmalonate-semialdehyde dehydrogenase, whose protein sequence is MDVVEFACGIPHLMKGEFSDGVSRGIDMHSMRQPLGVVAGITPFNFPAMVPLWMLGPALATGNAVVLKPSERDPGTPLRLAELWVEAGGPPGTFNVLNGDKEAVDALLVDPVVQAVSFVGSTPVAQHVHTTSAAHGKRVQAMGGAKNHCVVLPDADLAQVANALMGAAYGSAGERCMAVSVAVVVGEASADALVAALAPRVAALEVGPPTVGRPDMGPLVTGTHRARVAEYIGIGESEGATVVVDGRTHPRASGPGFFLGGTLLDRVTPAMRVYQEEIFGPVLCVVRVASADEALALCDAHRFGNGVAIFTRSGGAAQDFAHRVRCGMVGINVAIPVPLAFHSFGGWKDSAFADHNQYGMEGVRFYTRVKTVTTRWPAGDGRVEFSMPVLR
- a CDS encoding aspartate aminotransferase family protein; the encoded protein is MTTLPASAPIAAHDPALDALWMPFTANKAFKARPRMLVGAKDMHYTSDDGRRILDGTAGLWCVNAGHCRAPIVEAIAKAAATLDFAPAFQMGHPASFQLANALKGILPAGIDHVFFSNSGSEAVDSALKIALAYHIARGEPGRTRFIGRERGYHGVGFGGISVGGIAPNKAAFSAQLLPGVDHIPHTHDLAKNAYSRGMPAHGANLAEALEGVIAKHGAGSIAAVIVEPVAGSTGVLIPPVGYLQKLRAICDAHGILLIFDEVITGFGRLGAPFAAQFFGVTPDMLTVAKGLTNAAVPMGATAVSGTIYDTVVNATPKGIEFFHGYTYSGHPLAAAAGLATLDLYAKEGLLTRAAAVAGVWEEALHTLRGVGPVIDVRNLGLVGGIELEPRAGAPAMRAFDVFVNAFFEQDLLIRTTGDIIALSPPLIISESQIGELVERVRKAILAVA
- a CDS encoding P1 family peptidase encodes the protein MRGLWRAAIALVLVATAVQAQAAKPRARDLGITPLIGGNAGVLDAITDVAGVEVGHSTIIRGAAGPLVVGVGPVRTGVTIVHPRGRASNDPVFGAWFTLNGNGEMTGTTWLQEGGILEGPIGITNTSSVGVVRDGILQWQVGTPGLQPWGLPVAAETYDGSLNDINGFHVKPEHVREAITTARGGAVLEGAVGGGTGMICLGFKGGIGTASRKLPPEQGGYTVGVLVQCNFGNQRNLMIAGVPVGQEITDLASCTAGDLPRTADDEARGRRRCPPGSAGSPRDDSVEPTELGSIIAVVATDAPLLPHQLKRIATRVSLGIGRVGGFASNGSGDIFIAFSTANPNTAMATDSTRLTMLSNASISPLFTATVQATEEAIINALLAAETMEGVNHTRVYGLPGARVVEVLRRYRR